The following proteins are encoded in a genomic region of Candidatus Nitrospira nitrificans:
- a CDS encoding AAA family ATPase yields MYEAFYRFKAKPFALLPDSSFLYHGSEHQAAYSLLEYGVLSQAPFMVLTGDPGMGKTSLLRKLIAEHGNKHKIGLVTNARYDIDQLLPWILLSLGLSTKRLDPIEAYHLFSEFLSQEAKRSRRVILIVDEAQSLGAELLEELRLLSNMNDGKTLKLQIILSGQPDLHTLLRRVDMTQFAQRIVVDYHLKPLSESDTANCIRHRLRVAGGSPALFTNKACALVHRLSRGNPRLINQVSDIALTYGYAEQVRIITSKLVAQAALDRSKGGILPLAEQEELVGLAAAPEDPGELNDPIPSPGLNAESVESAEAHPMSFPEEDYARAMDLKEQARLEEAVELFHSAAKDKSMWFKAYSQVGLCYVKMKEHHAAIQAFRTALDDSTAPQQDILDVLYVLGRSLESIGKVGQAVDVYHRIHQSAPTYRDITSRLRELQSTQKQSSPNKKSATEQHSWIAGVVETVQRLLIGSRK; encoded by the coding sequence ATGTACGAAGCATTCTATCGATTCAAGGCTAAGCCGTTCGCGCTCTTGCCGGACAGCAGCTTTCTGTACCATGGCTCGGAGCATCAGGCCGCCTATAGCTTGTTGGAATATGGGGTTCTGAGTCAGGCGCCGTTTATGGTGCTGACAGGCGATCCCGGCATGGGCAAGACATCCCTGCTGCGGAAACTCATCGCCGAGCACGGCAATAAACATAAGATCGGGCTGGTCACCAATGCTCGTTATGATATCGATCAACTCTTGCCTTGGATTTTGTTGTCCCTTGGGTTAAGCACCAAGCGGCTTGATCCGATCGAAGCCTACCATCTTTTTTCAGAGTTTCTGTCTCAAGAAGCCAAGCGTTCGCGACGGGTGATTCTCATCGTTGATGAAGCGCAAAGTCTGGGGGCTGAGTTGCTTGAAGAGCTGCGGCTGTTGTCCAACATGAACGACGGCAAGACCTTGAAACTCCAGATCATCCTCTCCGGTCAACCCGATCTCCACACGCTGCTTCGGCGTGTCGACATGACTCAATTCGCGCAGCGGATCGTCGTCGACTACCATCTGAAACCGCTCTCCGAGAGCGATACCGCCAACTGTATTCGACATCGACTGCGAGTCGCCGGCGGATCGCCGGCCCTCTTTACGAACAAGGCGTGCGCGCTGGTGCATCGATTGAGCCGAGGGAACCCGAGGCTGATCAATCAAGTCTCCGATATCGCCTTGACCTACGGGTATGCCGAACAGGTGAGAATCATTACCTCCAAGTTGGTGGCCCAAGCCGCGCTGGATCGAAGCAAGGGAGGCATCCTTCCCCTGGCCGAGCAAGAGGAGCTGGTCGGACTCGCGGCGGCTCCGGAAGATCCGGGGGAACTGAATGATCCCATTCCAAGCCCAGGGTTGAACGCAGAGTCCGTTGAATCGGCCGAGGCCCATCCGATGAGCTTTCCGGAGGAAGACTATGCGCGAGCGATGGATCTTAAAGAACAAGCGCGATTGGAAGAAGCGGTTGAGTTGTTTCACTCGGCGGCCAAGGACAAGTCCATGTGGTTCAAGGCCTATTCACAAGTCGGATTGTGTTACGTCAAGATGAAAGAACATCATGCGGCGATACAGGCATTCCGCACGGCTCTGGACGATTCCACCGCCCCACAGCAGGATATTCTTGACGTGCTCTATGTCTTGGGGCGCAGTCTCGAGTCTATCGGGAAGGTCGGCCAAGCGGTCGACGTCTACCATCGCATCCATCAGTCGGCCCCAACATATCGAGATATCACGAGCCGGTTGCGAGAATTGCAGTCGACTCAGAAACAGTCGAGCCCCAACAAGAAATCCGCCACGGAACAGCACTCGTGGATCGCCGGTGTCGTAGAGACTGTCCAACGCTTGCTTATCGGTAGTCGGAAGTAA
- a CDS encoding porin family protein translates to MSPSCKESGHGWSRNDTVNPVLLAVIMMATVAPRSEAAEWSLAPSLGVKGAYNSNLLLTPSPHHDTYGYWVTPATELAGKTERLEVNSRIAADVVGYFGGEERQFTNVYAPLSVRYQTEKDLVGFTGGFTRDNTLLSELQETGVVLQFAQRNQWTLNPTWTRKLTEKLSFQSGAQLSDTTYETDRLVDYRLVGGSGGFRYQLTERDEIHVTGSYVDFHTTSAPASFRANYPGINMRVTRAFTESLTGTIHGGPRFLASRSQTALDAITAHDTVWLAGASMTKNWERGTLRVSFDRDLAPSGFGLLIQTNRGEIAGSYELSETVTGSLNVAGILTSGKSSAAVGGVFPDNSYVSLTPKLSWKFLEWWQAEVSYMYRWRDVDTAENSAESHATTFMVTYYPPKLSFSH, encoded by the coding sequence ATGTCACCGAGCTGCAAGGAAAGCGGTCATGGCTGGAGTCGGAACGACACCGTCAATCCTGTTCTCCTGGCGGTGATCATGATGGCCACTGTGGCGCCGAGAAGCGAGGCTGCTGAATGGTCGTTGGCACCTTCTCTCGGGGTGAAAGGGGCGTATAACAGTAACTTGCTCTTGACCCCGTCACCGCATCACGACACCTATGGGTATTGGGTGACACCGGCGACGGAGTTGGCCGGCAAAACCGAACGGCTTGAGGTCAACAGCCGGATTGCCGCGGATGTTGTCGGATATTTCGGTGGAGAGGAGAGGCAGTTTACCAATGTTTATGCGCCCTTGTCCGTACGGTACCAGACCGAGAAGGATCTTGTTGGGTTTACAGGTGGCTTTACCCGCGACAATACGTTGCTGAGCGAATTGCAAGAGACGGGGGTCGTCCTGCAATTCGCTCAGCGAAATCAGTGGACATTGAACCCGACATGGACAAGAAAGTTGACTGAAAAGCTGTCGTTTCAATCGGGTGCACAGCTGTCCGATACCACGTATGAGACTGACAGGTTGGTGGACTATCGATTAGTCGGTGGCTCAGGTGGATTCCGGTATCAACTGACAGAGCGGGATGAAATCCACGTAACCGGGTCGTATGTGGATTTCCATACCACGAGCGCTCCCGCTTCATTTCGAGCCAATTATCCGGGGATCAACATGAGGGTGACGCGTGCATTTACTGAATCACTTACGGGAACCATCCACGGAGGACCCAGATTTTTGGCTTCACGCTCACAGACAGCGCTTGACGCCATCACGGCTCACGATACGGTGTGGTTGGCAGGAGCAAGTATGACAAAAAATTGGGAGAGGGGTACGCTGCGTGTTTCGTTTGACCGAGATCTGGCTCCCAGCGGATTCGGATTATTGATTCAGACCAATCGCGGAGAGATCGCCGGTTCATATGAGCTTTCAGAAACTGTGACCGGTTCCCTGAATGTGGCCGGAATTCTCACGTCCGGGAAAAGCAGCGCGGCCGTCGGCGGAGTCTTTCCGGATAACAGTTATGTCAGCCTGACGCCGAAGCTCTCCTGGAAGTTTCTCGAATGGTGGCAGGCGGAGGTCTCGTATATGTACCGATGGCGTGATGTTGACACAGCCGAAAATTCAGCCGAGTCCCATGCGACGACGTTCATGGTGACCTACTACCCACCGAAACTTTCATTTTCTCATTAA
- a CDS encoding SixA phosphatase family protein has protein sequence MDCIVVRHGIAVEPDEWEGTEENRPLTEKGKKRVKQAAGGLAALDCKPTHLLTSPFVRAYDTARLLRAVVCPALKVETREELAVGAKPEQLVALLNTLPSDSVVICVGHEPQLGEAVSLLLCGKAFPSFPLKKAGAARVQSEGMLNPARGRLCWWLQPVQLRAFGKRSHAKKGTGDS, from the coding sequence ATGGACTGTATTGTGGTTCGCCATGGCATTGCAGTAGAGCCCGACGAATGGGAAGGAACAGAAGAAAATCGTCCGCTGACGGAGAAAGGCAAAAAACGCGTCAAGCAGGCCGCCGGAGGGCTTGCCGCGCTCGACTGTAAGCCGACCCATCTGTTGACGAGTCCGTTCGTGCGGGCTTACGACACGGCGAGGCTGCTACGCGCGGTTGTCTGTCCGGCTCTCAAGGTTGAGACACGGGAAGAGTTGGCTGTCGGAGCGAAACCGGAGCAGCTTGTCGCGCTTCTCAACACGCTTCCCTCGGACTCGGTGGTGATATGTGTGGGACATGAGCCTCAGCTTGGTGAAGCGGTGAGTCTGTTGCTCTGTGGCAAGGCCTTTCCCAGCTTTCCGCTCAAGAAGGCCGGCGCCGCGCGCGTCCAGTCCGAGGGCATGCTCAATCCGGCTCGGGGGCGGTTGTGCTGGTGGCTTCAGCCGGTCCAGCTGCGGGCGTTCGGGAAGCGCTCTCATGCCAAGAAAGGAACGGGAGATTCTTAA
- a CDS encoding dTMP kinase — protein sequence MADARFFGDGLKYLDPSDLKGKLIAIEGTDGVGRTTHIEMLQEWLEVQGYGVMTTGWTRSNLMSKTIEVAKAGNILDRWSLSLLYATDFADRLEHQIIPALRSGFVVLADRYIYTALARDFVRSADRKWIRDVFGFALIPDLVCYLRIDVETLALRVIETTGMNYWESGMDLRLGGDLYDSFKKYQSLLIEEFDKMAIEFRFNVVDARKSPEEIQDELRGHILPVLRNHTPTIDTKSAAS from the coding sequence ATGGCCGACGCACGCTTTTTTGGAGACGGTTTGAAGTACCTCGATCCGAGTGACCTGAAAGGCAAGTTGATTGCCATCGAGGGAACCGACGGAGTGGGGCGCACGACTCACATTGAGATGTTGCAGGAATGGCTGGAAGTCCAGGGCTACGGGGTCATGACGACCGGTTGGACTCGCTCCAACCTCATGTCCAAAACGATCGAGGTGGCCAAGGCCGGCAACATTCTTGACCGTTGGTCGCTCAGTCTCCTCTATGCAACGGATTTCGCCGATCGCCTCGAACATCAGATCATTCCGGCTCTTCGTTCAGGGTTCGTCGTCTTGGCGGACCGCTACATCTATACGGCATTGGCTCGCGATTTCGTGCGAAGCGCCGATCGGAAATGGATCCGGGACGTGTTCGGATTTGCGTTGATTCCGGACCTTGTGTGTTATCTCCGAATTGATGTCGAAACCCTGGCGCTGCGGGTCATCGAGACCACCGGAATGAACTACTGGGAATCCGGCATGGATCTCAGGCTCGGAGGGGATCTCTACGACAGTTTCAAGAAATACCAGTCGCTGCTGATCGAAGAATTCGACAAGATGGCCATAGAATTTCGCTTCAATGTCGTCGACGCCAGAAAGTCTCCCGAGGAGATCCAGGACGAGCTCCGAGGACATATTCTGCCGGTACTGCGGAACCACACGCCTACGATCGATACCAAATCGGCGGCATCTTAA
- a CDS encoding tetratricopeptide repeat protein, giving the protein MSDSIKDLSDQDVSPAERYERGIALKKAGLYKAAIDQFTMAAVEVTLAVKAYAQMGLCYKLSGCYEDAVTAFQQALKTTPGSSKETVQILYVLGRTLESLGRIAETLEAYRWIRREDAAYRDVAERIEQLSARRRIVATKKL; this is encoded by the coding sequence ATGTCGGATTCGATCAAGGACCTGTCCGACCAAGACGTAAGCCCAGCGGAGCGCTATGAGCGGGGGATCGCGCTGAAAAAGGCCGGGCTGTACAAGGCCGCAATCGACCAGTTTACAATGGCCGCAGTAGAAGTCACCTTGGCCGTCAAGGCGTATGCGCAGATGGGACTTTGTTATAAATTATCCGGCTGCTATGAGGATGCCGTCACGGCATTTCAACAAGCGCTCAAGACCACACCCGGCTCTTCCAAGGAAACCGTCCAGATCCTCTATGTGTTGGGTCGCACGCTGGAATCGTTGGGCAGAATTGCAGAAACGCTGGAAGCCTATCGCTGGATCAGGCGGGAGGATGCGGCCTATCGGGATGTGGCGGAACGTATCGAGCAGCTCAGCGCTCGCCGCCGGATAGTAGCCACGAAAAAACTTTAG
- a CDS encoding CpsD/CapB family tyrosine-protein kinase, which translates to MNRIRTALELYKDLRGASSHEESPKRAATQSVPPPITYTKTRSLSIPHTVLHRHRVMTAHNKGPFVDAYKILRTQVTQRLRENGWNVVGVTSPGYGEGKTLTAVNLAVSLAMETTQTVLLVDSDLQDPSVHQVFGLKDCLGLADYLLDDQPVEDLLLHPGIGRFVLLPGGRAISSSTEILTSPKMVALVEELKHRYPSRIVVFDLPPLLHTADVLAFAPYTDALLMVVEEGRTTGEELQRALALVKNSRPVLGTVLNKAGRSSLTLAQMKTMLAT; encoded by the coding sequence ATGAATCGTATTCGGACCGCGCTTGAGTTGTATAAGGATTTGCGAGGCGCCTCTTCTCATGAGGAGAGCCCGAAGCGGGCGGCCACTCAGTCGGTCCCGCCGCCGATCACCTATACCAAAACCAGATCGCTGAGTATTCCGCACACGGTATTGCACAGGCATCGAGTCATGACGGCGCACAACAAAGGACCGTTCGTTGATGCGTACAAGATTCTTCGAACACAGGTCACGCAGCGATTGCGGGAGAACGGGTGGAATGTGGTGGGCGTGACGAGCCCGGGTTACGGCGAGGGCAAGACGCTGACGGCCGTCAATTTGGCCGTGAGTCTTGCCATGGAAACCACCCAGACGGTGCTGCTCGTCGATTCGGATCTGCAGGACCCTTCTGTGCATCAGGTATTCGGCTTGAAGGACTGTCTTGGTCTTGCCGACTATTTGCTGGACGATCAGCCGGTCGAGGATCTGTTGCTTCATCCGGGCATAGGACGATTTGTCTTGTTGCCGGGGGGGCGGGCGATCTCAAGCTCGACCGAAATTTTGACCTCGCCCAAAATGGTGGCGCTCGTTGAGGAGTTGAAGCACCGGTACCCTTCTCGAATCGTTGTCTTTGATCTCCCTCCGTTGCTCCATACGGCGGATGTCTTGGCCTTTGCCCCGTACACGGACGCGCTGCTGATGGTGGTGGAAGAGGGGAGGACGACGGGCGAAGAACTGCAGCGGGCCCTGGCGTTGGTCAAGAATTCACGTCCCGTTCTGGGAACGGTGCTCAACAAGGCCGGCCGATCGTCGCTGACTCTTGCGCAGATGAAGACCATGCTGGCCACGTAG
- a CDS encoding Wzz/FepE/Etk N-terminal domain-containing protein, which translates to MSMKDYLAAFHRRRKLILLTGAGLLTLSLTVAFLWPPTYKSAATILIEEQEIPSDLVRSTITSYADQRIETIKQQVMSRTTLWKVVEQFDLYQDLRQNSPAEEIVKRFIKDIEVEVISADVVDKRTQHATKATIAFTVAYQNRSPEVAQKVANELTSLFLGENLKSRERQAQEATSFLQQEAENLARHIGEIDEKVASFKHRAGGALPELMPLNQQMMNQAERELMDIDQQIRGLEERKSYLEGELATIKPNTPILSVTGERILDSSERLRALRAEFAGAAANLSPNHPDIMKMKQEIDALEKESGQVPDAEEVSKRLLDARAALATDMERLGSEHPDILQARRKIAALEQEAGRIGTVSLAKKNQRPENPAYINLQAQLNSATSSLEALRKTRVDVKRRLQEYATRLERAPEIEPEYLVLTRDRDTSGQKYQEIRSRLLEAKVSEGLEVQRKGERFALIDPPSLPEKPYKPNRLAIILLGCILSIGTGVGLGAAAESLDHSIRTPDQLVALTQHFPLAVIPFMPNEDDVSYAKLRRRVVQTAGIGAVAAVLVVLHVFIVPLDVLWFTALRRFGVE; encoded by the coding sequence ATGAGCATGAAGGACTATCTCGCGGCCTTTCACCGCCGACGGAAACTCATTCTCCTCACCGGTGCGGGACTCTTGACCCTGTCCCTGACGGTGGCATTTCTGTGGCCGCCGACCTATAAGTCGGCGGCCACCATCTTAATTGAGGAGCAGGAGATTCCCTCGGACCTCGTGCGATCGACCATTACCAGTTATGCCGATCAACGGATAGAGACCATCAAACAACAGGTGATGAGCCGCACGACCCTCTGGAAAGTGGTCGAACAATTCGATCTCTACCAGGATCTGCGACAGAACAGTCCGGCCGAGGAAATCGTCAAACGATTTATCAAGGACATCGAGGTGGAGGTGATCAGCGCCGACGTGGTGGATAAGCGCACGCAGCATGCGACCAAGGCGACCATTGCCTTTACAGTGGCGTATCAAAATCGGTCCCCGGAGGTGGCGCAGAAGGTGGCAAATGAGCTGACCAGCTTGTTTTTGGGAGAAAACTTGAAGAGTCGCGAGCGGCAAGCGCAGGAGGCCACGTCCTTTCTGCAGCAGGAAGCCGAAAATCTTGCACGACACATCGGTGAGATTGATGAAAAAGTTGCGTCGTTTAAACATCGAGCGGGCGGAGCGCTTCCTGAGCTGATGCCGCTCAATCAGCAGATGATGAATCAAGCCGAGCGCGAGTTGATGGATATCGATCAACAGATCCGAGGCCTTGAAGAGCGGAAAAGCTATCTTGAAGGAGAATTGGCGACGATCAAGCCGAACACGCCGATTCTATCCGTCACGGGGGAACGTATTTTGGACTCCTCCGAGCGCTTGCGCGCGCTTCGTGCTGAATTTGCCGGGGCAGCCGCCAATCTGTCGCCGAATCATCCCGATATTATGAAGATGAAACAAGAGATTGATGCCTTGGAGAAAGAGAGCGGGCAGGTCCCTGATGCGGAGGAGGTCTCCAAGCGTCTTCTCGATGCCCGTGCCGCTCTCGCGACCGACATGGAACGGTTGGGAAGCGAGCATCCCGATATTCTTCAAGCGCGGAGGAAAATCGCCGCGCTCGAACAGGAGGCGGGTCGGATCGGAACCGTGTCGCTCGCGAAGAAGAATCAGAGACCTGAAAATCCAGCCTATATCAATCTTCAAGCCCAGCTGAATTCCGCAACCTCTTCCTTGGAAGCCCTTCGCAAGACTCGTGTGGATGTGAAACGCCGACTTCAGGAGTATGCGACGCGCCTGGAGCGGGCTCCTGAGATTGAACCCGAGTATTTGGTGTTGACGCGGGATCGTGATACATCGGGGCAAAAGTATCAGGAAATCCGCTCGCGATTATTGGAAGCGAAGGTGTCGGAAGGTTTGGAGGTTCAGCGAAAAGGCGAACGGTTTGCCCTGATCGATCCACCGAGTCTGCCGGAAAAACCGTATAAGCCGAATCGTTTGGCCATCATCCTTCTTGGCTGCATTCTTTCCATAGGCACCGGAGTCGGCTTAGGGGCGGCGGCCGAATCACTCGACCATTCAATCAGGACGCCCGATCAGCTCGTCGCCTTGACGCAACATTTCCCGTTGGCCGTGATTCCGTTCATGCCGAACGAGGACGATGTCTCCTACGCGAAACTACGACGGCGTGTGGTTCAAACGGCGGGGATAGGCGCCGTCGCGGCAGTCCTTGTCGTCTTACATGTGTTTATCGTCCCGTTGGATGTCCTGTGGTTTACCGCTCTGCGGCGGTTTGGGGTGGAATAA
- a CDS encoding polysaccharide biosynthesis/export family protein: MARIVRSVMGVVLMMAAVVGSALPVHAGEGGALAVVSQVDPGYRLGAEDTLLVSVWKDEQLTREVIVRPDGMFSFPLVGDIQAEERTVEDIRSDLVKRLTKYIPNPNVSVAVTKVISYKVYVIGRVNKPGEYVIGHYTDVLQALSLAGGLTPFAAENEIKVMRRVRGEQYAIPFRYGDVRKGRDLEQNILLLRGDVVMVP, encoded by the coding sequence ATGGCTCGTATCGTTCGATCGGTGATGGGTGTCGTGCTCATGATGGCGGCGGTCGTGGGATCGGCCTTGCCGGTGCATGCAGGTGAGGGGGGGGCTCTCGCAGTGGTCTCGCAAGTCGATCCCGGATACCGCCTGGGTGCCGAGGATACCCTGCTGGTGTCTGTGTGGAAGGATGAACAGCTGACGCGTGAAGTTATTGTCCGTCCGGACGGGATGTTTTCGTTCCCACTCGTCGGCGACATCCAGGCCGAAGAGCGAACGGTCGAGGATATTCGTAGCGACCTCGTAAAACGGCTGACCAAGTATATTCCGAATCCCAATGTGTCCGTCGCGGTCACGAAGGTCATCAGTTACAAGGTCTACGTCATCGGGCGAGTGAATAAGCCGGGTGAGTATGTGATTGGCCACTACACCGATGTGCTGCAGGCGCTCAGTCTTGCCGGTGGGCTCACTCCGTTTGCCGCGGAAAACGAGATCAAGGTCATGCGTCGAGTGAGGGGGGAACAATATGCCATTCCCTTTCGCTATGGAGACGTGCGGAAAGGCAGAGATCTGGAACAGAATATTCTTCTCCTGCGCGGTGACGTCGTGATGGTGCCTTGA
- a CDS encoding phosphate-starvation-inducible PsiE family protein, which yields MPTLEAARLFDGGVFRRRIFHLDLLDVWSVAMKGVLSLVILTLLAALTGGALKTFWDIRLLVDHSAEVVLRQIIVNTLILLAIVEVFKTTVTYFREGRVKVTFIVDTILVVMLTEVISQWFKGGDWQALTALCGIVLVLGIVRVMAVRWSPAVRTEPHDSVHDDLRNQGRCR from the coding sequence ATGCCGACACTCGAAGCAGCTCGTCTCTTTGATGGAGGAGTTTTCCGGCGTCGAATCTTTCACCTCGACCTTCTCGATGTATGGAGCGTGGCCATGAAAGGTGTGCTCAGCCTCGTGATTCTGACGCTCCTAGCCGCCCTGACCGGAGGCGCGCTAAAAACGTTTTGGGATATCCGCTTGCTCGTCGATCACTCGGCCGAAGTCGTGTTGCGGCAAATCATCGTCAATACGCTCATTTTGCTGGCCATCGTCGAAGTCTTCAAAACCACGGTGACCTACTTTCGAGAAGGTCGCGTCAAGGTGACGTTCATCGTTGATACGATTCTCGTCGTCATGCTGACGGAAGTGATTTCCCAATGGTTCAAGGGAGGAGACTGGCAAGCCCTGACGGCGCTCTGCGGCATTGTGCTGGTATTAGGAATCGTTCGCGTCATGGCCGTTCGGTGGAGTCCGGCCGTGAGGACCGAGCCCCATGATTCCGTTCACGATGATCTGCGTAACCAGGGAAGATGTCGATGA
- a CDS encoding tetratricopeptide repeat protein, whose product MRVISGIVLLAAVTLTACGGPEERKAKYFAKANEYIDAANYPKARVALRNVLKIDPKDAEAYYLFAQVEEKEKNWRNAVQLYQEAVRLVPDHAAALITLGKYYLEARLTDRVAEAADTVLKSHSRHPQASALKIAAQAVTEAAIPSLIPDAEALANEFPAEPDVAILLATLYGQQRRYREAETTLRRALESHPTDLDLLNNLNRILTQADNMAGAETVMRRMVAAEPTSFDHRMRLARFYVGQGARNKAEAVLREAIALDPTNEQRRLMLAELFVNAQDVAAAEQALLDAAAQIPHATHIQFGLSALYRKSGQDLQARRLYALLIEEYKDKPVGLEAKVKLAEMDFAEGKQADAEHRVQEVLQANPRSSDGLILTGRMALARRNGKEAVQALRTVLHDQPELATIHYLLGQAYQLTGDTNLAKESFERAVVLYPDQVDAKRSLAVLESKSGRYEQARARIEDLLKQRPDDVIALDMLMTLDLVTKNWPGAERTLTRLRQVSSGNRSVALLAEGRFYEAQRRLSEASRAYERATALVPNEPEPLLSLVKVEAALGQAQQSRIRLEALLVSHKDHPFAHGLLGEVLSLSRKHEEAALHYREAVRLNPKWMTPWLNWAMLSLSQKKPDVAVEVLNEGLKANPESEELHMLLASARFEQGQIDLAMAAYETTLRLNPRNLLASNNLAVLLVDHKRDPASLQRAFALSRDFERDAPHPFFIDTLGWVRFKMGQQEEAIRLMKQAVSKSPDMSVLNYHLGIACFQSGQRAEARTYLSRALKSSDPFEGRQEAEHVLAQIRG is encoded by the coding sequence ATGCGTGTGATAAGCGGCATCGTGCTTTTGGCCGCCGTCACGCTGACGGCGTGCGGTGGTCCCGAGGAACGAAAAGCAAAGTATTTTGCCAAGGCGAATGAGTACATCGACGCGGCCAATTATCCCAAGGCGCGGGTCGCTTTGAGAAACGTGTTGAAGATCGACCCTAAAGATGCGGAGGCCTACTATCTCTTCGCTCAAGTCGAGGAGAAAGAGAAAAACTGGCGCAATGCCGTTCAGCTGTATCAGGAGGCGGTGCGTCTGGTTCCCGATCACGCGGCCGCCCTCATCACTCTGGGTAAGTACTATCTTGAAGCGAGGCTGACGGATCGTGTGGCCGAAGCCGCGGACACGGTGCTCAAAAGCCATTCTCGCCACCCGCAGGCCAGTGCGCTGAAGATTGCGGCACAGGCGGTGACGGAAGCAGCGATTCCTTCGCTCATTCCCGACGCGGAGGCGCTGGCGAATGAATTTCCCGCAGAGCCGGATGTTGCCATCCTCCTCGCGACACTGTACGGCCAACAACGGCGTTATCGGGAAGCGGAGACGACATTGAGGCGCGCTCTTGAATCCCATCCGACGGATCTCGATCTGTTGAATAATTTGAATAGGATCTTGACGCAGGCCGACAATATGGCCGGTGCCGAGACTGTGATGCGCCGGATGGTCGCGGCTGAACCGACATCCTTTGATCATCGGATGAGGCTTGCCCGTTTCTATGTTGGACAGGGAGCACGGAATAAAGCGGAAGCTGTGTTACGAGAGGCGATCGCATTGGATCCAACCAACGAACAGCGTCGTCTCATGCTTGCGGAGTTGTTTGTGAACGCGCAAGATGTGGCGGCTGCCGAACAGGCGCTTCTTGATGCGGCGGCCCAAATCCCGCACGCAACCCACATTCAGTTCGGACTCAGTGCGCTCTACAGAAAGAGCGGACAGGACCTCCAGGCTCGCCGGCTCTATGCTCTGTTGATCGAGGAATACAAAGACAAACCCGTCGGTCTGGAAGCCAAGGTTAAACTGGCCGAGATGGATTTTGCGGAGGGCAAGCAAGCGGACGCGGAGCATCGCGTGCAGGAGGTATTGCAGGCCAATCCCCGCTCATCGGATGGACTGATTCTTACAGGGCGTATGGCGTTGGCCAGACGAAACGGAAAAGAAGCGGTGCAGGCGTTGCGCACTGTTCTGCACGATCAACCGGAGTTGGCCACCATCCACTATCTTCTCGGTCAAGCGTATCAGCTGACGGGAGACACTAATCTCGCAAAAGAAAGTTTCGAGCGAGCGGTCGTTCTGTATCCGGACCAGGTGGATGCGAAACGGTCTCTCGCCGTTCTTGAGAGCAAAAGCGGTCGTTACGAACAGGCCCGTGCTCGGATCGAGGACTTGCTGAAACAGCGTCCCGATGATGTCATCGCTCTCGACATGTTGATGACGTTGGATCTGGTGACGAAGAACTGGCCGGGGGCTGAGCGGACGTTGACGCGCCTTCGTCAGGTCTCTTCCGGCAATAGGTCTGTGGCTCTGTTAGCCGAAGGACGGTTTTATGAAGCCCAGCGCCGTCTGAGCGAGGCGAGTCGAGCCTACGAGCGTGCCACAGCGCTGGTTCCGAACGAACCAGAGCCGCTGTTATCGCTCGTGAAGGTGGAGGCGGCGTTGGGGCAAGCCCAGCAGTCCAGAATTCGCCTGGAAGCCCTTCTGGTTTCCCACAAGGACCATCCGTTTGCGCATGGATTACTGGGAGAGGTGTTGTCTCTCAGTCGGAAGCACGAAGAGGCTGCACTGCACTATCGTGAGGCTGTGCGACTGAATCCAAAATGGATGACGCCTTGGCTCAACTGGGCCATGTTGTCGTTGTCCCAGAAGAAACCGGACGTCGCCGTAGAGGTTCTCAACGAAGGACTCAAGGCCAACCCGGAGAGCGAGGAGTTGCACATGTTGTTGGCCTCCGCTCGGTTCGAACAAGGGCAGATCGATCTCGCGATGGCCGCCTATGAGACGACGTTACGTTTGAATCCTCGAAACCTGCTGGCGTCGAATAACCTGGCGGTTCTCCTCGTGGACCACAAGCGTGATCCAGCGAGTTTACAAAGGGCCTTCGCGCTCAGTCGAGATTTCGAACGGGATGCGCCGCATCCGTTCTTTATCGATACGCTCGGCTGGGTGCGATTCAAAATGGGGCAACAGGAAGAGGCGATTCGTTTGATGAAGCAAGCCGTCAGCAAATCTCCGGACATGTCCGTCCTAAATTATCACCTTGGGATCGCCTGTTTTCAATCTGGTCAACGCGCCGAGGCCCGTACCTATCTCTCAAGGGCGCTCAAGAGTTCCGATCCGTTCGAAGGGCGGCAAGAGGCAGAGCATGTTCTCGCGCAGATAAGGGGGTAA